The following are encoded together in the Pedobacter sp. D749 genome:
- a CDS encoding alkaline phosphatase: MNRRSLLKGGLLTGLGLPFVGMKDVIASPVVGRKKAKNIIMMVSDGMSIGTLNMADIYSNRIFGRSSKWLGLYRDNKAVRALMDTASASSLVTDSAAASSSWGGGMRVRNGSLNVGMKGEKPQPILQKFKEKGKKVGCVTTVPITHATPAGFCVNIDNRGGQDIIAEMYLGLKFDVMMGGGHKYFGEKRAGGNLIPKYLTQGYKVAENRTEMLALDKSKPVLGLFAEDGMPYEVDRLHDQELIKSTPTLAEMTMKAIELMKDHKDGFALQVEGGKVDWAAHSNDLSGLIFDQLAFDEAVGKAIEFAEKDGETLVIITTDHGNSNPGLFYADEANKKFDSLQNFKRSNTWLLAQLNQSFSEQKIIDLIKENQGFEMKSEDVKSLLVHFKDIVPGQLYNESNLPFYEYGKILGKYTDVQWAGMNHTGDYVELTMFGPGSENLKPFVKNYELHNFMLKAAEMPEAFLVKA; the protein is encoded by the coding sequence ATGAACAGAAGATCGTTATTAAAAGGAGGCTTATTAACCGGTTTGGGTTTGCCTTTTGTGGGTATGAAAGATGTAATAGCTTCGCCGGTAGTTGGGCGTAAAAAGGCGAAAAACATCATTATGATGGTGAGTGATGGGATGAGTATCGGAACGTTGAATATGGCTGATATCTATTCCAATCGCATATTTGGCAGAAGCAGCAAGTGGCTGGGGCTTTATAGAGATAATAAGGCCGTAAGAGCGCTGATGGATACCGCTTCCGCGAGTTCTTTGGTTACCGATTCTGCTGCGGCAAGTTCATCATGGGGTGGAGGCATGCGTGTTAGAAACGGATCACTAAACGTTGGCATGAAAGGGGAAAAACCCCAGCCGATTCTTCAAAAGTTTAAAGAAAAAGGTAAAAAGGTAGGTTGTGTAACCACTGTACCGATTACGCATGCAACTCCTGCAGGTTTTTGTGTAAATATTGATAACCGCGGCGGTCAGGATATTATTGCAGAAATGTATTTAGGCCTGAAATTCGATGTGATGATGGGTGGTGGGCATAAATATTTCGGGGAAAAAAGGGCAGGTGGGAACCTGATTCCGAAATATTTAACGCAGGGCTACAAAGTTGCAGAAAACAGAACGGAAATGTTAGCCCTGGATAAATCAAAACCTGTATTGGGCTTGTTTGCAGAAGATGGCATGCCTTACGAGGTCGACCGTTTGCACGACCAGGAACTCATAAAATCGACGCCAACACTGGCAGAGATGACCATGAAAGCAATCGAATTGATGAAAGACCATAAAGATGGTTTTGCATTACAGGTTGAAGGTGGTAAAGTAGATTGGGCTGCACATTCTAACGATTTGAGCGGTTTAATTTTCGATCAGCTTGCTTTTGATGAAGCTGTTGGAAAAGCAATAGAATTTGCCGAAAAAGATGGTGAAACATTGGTGATCATCACCACAGATCATGGGAATTCGAACCCTGGTTTATTTTATGCTGATGAAGCCAACAAAAAGTTCGATAGCCTTCAAAACTTCAAACGCAGTAATACCTGGCTTTTGGCGCAGCTTAATCAATCATTTAGCGAACAGAAAATAATTGATTTGATAAAAGAAAATCAAGGTTTTGAAATGAAATCAGAAGATGTAAAATCTTTATTGGTGCACTTTAAGGATATTGTTCCGGGACAGCTTTACAACGAATCGAACCTGCCGTTTTACGAGTACGGCAAAATTTTAGGTAAATATACTGATGTACAATGGGCGGGAATGAACCATACCGGAGATTATGTGGAGTTGACGATGTTTGGTCCGGGATCTGAAAATTTAAAACCTTTTGTTAAAAATTACGAGCTGCATAATTTCATGCTTAAAGCTGCAGAAATGCCTGAAGCATTTTTAGTAAAAGCTTAA
- a CDS encoding TonB-dependent receptor, with the protein MKKIYKLIYFTEVRRLQGLLIMLMLFSINVMAQNTRSISGRVVDETNQPIPGVTVRIKGSTGGTSTNPDGNYTISVKSSNVLVFSMLGSISKEVPVDNQMRINVTLMPDNQTLKDVVVIGYGTANKKDVTGSVTSIKSEEFNQGVMVNPAQLLQGKVAGLNVTKSGDPNAKPSITLRGPSSFREGAAQEPFYVIDGVPGASIDLLAPADIESIDILKDASSTAIYGSRASNGVIMVTTKRSKNGQARLSYNGYAAVEKVSKKYDMLSAPELRQYLADNKQTLNPIDDDGSDTNWQSLLERTGFSQNHNVSFGGSGQASDYGASVNYLDNKGILKNTSLKRTIVRAYINQKFFNDRLKLGLTVTNSNSKSSDIYQSQALPNMLFYLPTVSPFNTDGTYKENYNRTGSGTRNPLSIVDNNVINNLNNKTLINGMAQVNILDGLKFTASASSQRDQNNYSTYLNSQSGLARGVNGQAQKIDILNKSEVLEGYFNYDKTFGKHSLKLLAGYSWQEDRTNDGFGVTTQNFSNDNLSYNNLFLSNPTALSQIIFNNAPISTIRFISYYGRAQYNYNEKYLLQASLRQDGSSAIGINNRRGLFPAVSAGWRIIGEDFMKAVPVVSDLKLRAGYGVSGNSLGFDAFSALLIYGTPAGNSKFLNNGNISNAIGPVRNPNPDLKWESTATTNIGLDFGLFKDRITGSVDFYVKKTSDLIYGDYQVSTTQFFLPTITANVGKIKNTGVEFSLNAIAVKTDNFKWTTSPNIAHNKNVVETLSDDFYKISFIQTAQLGGKGQSGNYSQLIQPGYALGTFNLWNYAGKNAAGVSTYVNAAGQTIATQPLTTDAKIAGDAQPKLIYGWANTFNYKNWDLNFLVRGVLGNKILNATMASLNNPADAKLQNIPRFTLGESFNDANAYLISDRFVESGSYLRLDNATIGYTIRPKTQSIKAIRLYATANNLFVITNYSGIDPEINMGGVTPGIDNNNYYPKTRTYSFGVSASF; encoded by the coding sequence ATGAAAAAAATTTACAAACTGATTTACTTTACTGAAGTACGCAGGCTGCAGGGTTTATTAATTATGCTAATGCTTTTCTCCATAAACGTAATGGCGCAAAATACCCGGAGCATCAGCGGTAGAGTTGTTGATGAAACAAACCAGCCGATTCCTGGTGTAACAGTAAGAATAAAAGGTTCAACAGGCGGAACTTCTACAAATCCTGATGGAAACTATACTATATCGGTAAAATCATCAAACGTTTTAGTTTTTTCCATGTTGGGTAGCATATCAAAGGAAGTGCCTGTTGACAATCAAATGCGGATTAACGTAACGCTTATGCCAGACAATCAGACATTGAAAGATGTTGTGGTAATCGGTTATGGTACAGCGAATAAAAAAGATGTAACCGGTTCAGTAACCTCCATTAAGTCTGAAGAGTTTAATCAGGGCGTAATGGTAAATCCCGCCCAGTTACTTCAAGGAAAGGTTGCCGGTTTAAATGTAACCAAAAGTGGCGATCCAAATGCTAAGCCATCAATTACCCTTCGTGGACCTTCTTCATTTAGAGAAGGTGCAGCACAAGAGCCTTTTTATGTTATCGATGGTGTTCCGGGAGCATCAATTGATTTATTGGCCCCTGCCGATATTGAAAGTATAGATATCTTAAAGGATGCATCCTCAACGGCAATTTATGGTTCGCGGGCATCAAATGGTGTAATTATGGTGACCACAAAAAGATCTAAAAATGGACAGGCACGCCTTTCATACAATGGTTATGCTGCGGTAGAAAAGGTTTCCAAGAAATATGATATGCTATCCGCGCCGGAGTTAAGGCAGTACCTCGCCGATAATAAACAGACTTTAAACCCGATTGATGACGATGGTTCTGATACAAATTGGCAATCGTTATTGGAGAGAACAGGTTTTTCACAGAATCATAATGTTTCTTTCGGCGGTTCTGGTCAGGCATCAGATTACGGAGCAAGCGTAAACTACCTGGATAATAAAGGAATATTAAAAAATACTTCTTTAAAACGAACTATTGTAAGGGCATATATCAACCAGAAATTTTTTAACGACAGGTTAAAACTTGGCTTAACGGTTACCAATAGCAATTCAAAAAGCTCGGATATTTATCAATCTCAGGCATTACCAAATATGCTGTTCTATTTACCAACGGTTAGTCCTTTTAACACTGATGGTACTTACAAAGAAAACTATAACCGTACCGGAAGCGGAACGAGAAATCCTTTATCAATTGTAGATAATAATGTTATCAACAACCTGAATAATAAAACATTGATTAATGGAATGGCGCAGGTGAATATTCTTGATGGCCTGAAGTTCACAGCCAGTGCTTCTTCGCAAAGGGATCAGAATAATTACAGCACTTACCTGAACAGCCAATCGGGATTAGCCAGAGGCGTTAACGGACAAGCACAGAAAATTGATATTTTAAACAAAAGTGAGGTATTGGAAGGGTATTTCAATTACGATAAAACCTTTGGCAAACACAGTTTGAAATTACTTGCAGGTTATTCATGGCAGGAAGACAGAACCAACGATGGATTTGGTGTAACCACACAAAATTTCTCAAATGATAATTTAAGCTACAATAATCTATTTCTTTCCAATCCAACCGCACTTTCTCAGATAATTTTTAATAACGCTCCTATTTCTACCATAAGATTTATTTCCTATTATGGAAGGGCGCAATACAATTACAACGAAAAATATTTATTACAGGCCTCTTTAAGACAGGATGGTTCTTCTGCTATTGGGATAAATAATCGCCGTGGTTTATTCCCTGCGGTATCTGCCGGATGGAGAATTATTGGCGAGGATTTTATGAAAGCTGTTCCGGTAGTGAGTGATTTAAAACTACGTGCAGGTTATGGAGTTTCGGGTAATAGTTTAGGTTTTGATGCCTTTTCTGCACTACTGATTTATGGTACGCCTGCCGGAAATAGTAAGTTCTTAAATAATGGCAATATCAGCAATGCAATTGGGCCGGTAAGAAATCCAAATCCGGATTTGAAATGGGAAAGTACAGCAACCACCAATATTGGTTTAGATTTCGGCTTATTTAAAGATAGAATTACAGGTTCAGTTGATTTTTATGTGAAGAAAACTTCTGATTTAATTTATGGAGATTATCAGGTTTCAACCACGCAGTTTTTCCTGCCAACTATTACGGCAAACGTTGGTAAAATCAAAAATACAGGTGTAGAGTTCTCTTTAAACGCAATTGCGGTTAAAACAGATAACTTCAAATGGACAACCTCTCCAAATATCGCTCACAATAAAAACGTTGTGGAAACCTTATCAGATGATTTCTATAAGATCTCATTCATTCAAACGGCTCAGTTGGGTGGCAAAGGCCAGTCAGGAAATTACAGTCAGCTGATTCAGCCAGGTTATGCACTGGGTACCTTCAATTTATGGAATTATGCGGGTAAAAATGCGGCTGGTGTAAGTACCTATGTTAATGCCGCCGGACAAACCATTGCTACACAACCCTTAACAACAGATGCTAAAATTGCAGGCGATGCACAACCAAAATTAATTTACGGCTGGGCAAATACCTTCAACTATAAAAATTGGGATTTGAATTTCCTTGTTCGTGGGGTATTGGGGAATAAAATCTTAAATGCAACAATGGCATCATTAAACAATCCGGCTGATGCCAAGCTGCAAAATATTCCAAGATTTACATTAGGCGAATCTTTCAACGATGCGAATGCATACCTGATTTCTGATCGTTTTGTGGAAAGTGGTTCTTACCTGCGCTTAGACAATGCAACAATCGGTTACACCATTAGACCAAAAACACAATCAATTAAAGCCATCAGACTTTATGCTACCGCGAATAATCTTTTCGTAATTACAAACTATAGCGGTATTGATCCTGAGATTAATATGGGTGGTGTAACGCCGGGCATAGACAATAACAATTATTATCCAAAAACAAGAACCTATAGTTTTGGTGTAAGTGCATCATTCTAA
- a CDS encoding OB-fold nucleic acid binding domain-containing protein — translation MKSQIKKTAITACFALMSIVTLAQVRPNDTPPAPPAGGPGEMLPRPERNRGGLEGGALKVLTSLNGKVIAYQTNDRYIYNSFTLQNGNQVITVRFPEQLGKQLMSVAAKGKSVTVKGFTDNGPDGVNVFQMASLLVDGTQIVDTPPTVPIVPVNAQPGTFTGKISDFKRDQGGAIRGLNLDNKIQIDLPPPAIEQLQSLLKAGDKVKVTGIKDTPPSGVALESGAPTIIHPETIEINGQTYLLR, via the coding sequence ATGAAAAGTCAAATCAAAAAAACAGCAATAACTGCTTGTTTCGCGCTGATGAGTATAGTAACACTAGCGCAGGTACGCCCAAATGATACCCCTCCTGCACCACCGGCCGGAGGCCCTGGAGAAATGCTTCCTCGCCCTGAACGAAACAGAGGCGGTTTGGAAGGCGGTGCTTTAAAAGTTTTAACTTCGCTGAACGGAAAGGTTATTGCCTACCAAACGAATGACAGGTATATCTATAATAGTTTCACCTTGCAAAATGGCAATCAGGTAATCACGGTCAGATTTCCTGAACAACTAGGTAAACAATTGATGAGTGTAGCAGCTAAGGGTAAATCGGTAACTGTAAAAGGCTTTACAGATAATGGACCAGATGGTGTAAATGTATTCCAAATGGCAAGTTTGCTGGTTGATGGAACGCAAATAGTAGATACCCCGCCAACTGTACCTATTGTTCCGGTTAATGCACAGCCTGGAACCTTTACAGGAAAAATCAGTGATTTTAAGCGTGACCAGGGAGGTGCAATCCGCGGGCTTAATCTCGATAATAAGATCCAGATAGATTTACCTCCACCTGCAATTGAACAGTTACAGTCTTTACTAAAAGCTGGAGATAAAGTAAAGGTAACCGGCATTAAAGACACACCACCATCAGGTGTAGCGTTAGAAAGCGGTGCCCCAACCATCATTCACCCGGAAACCATTGAGATCAATGGACAGACTTATTTGTTGAGATAA
- a CDS encoding phosphatidylinositol-specific phospholipase C1-like protein, with amino-acid sequence MRLITCFGLLLVLPAIALITKKDDLPINQIQVIGSHNSYKQAINPALFNVIKLQDSAAANSLDYEHIPMPEQLDMGLRNLEIDVYADEKGGKYANPRGFEEVKGQPAFDKDGEMNKPGFKVFHVPDLDFRSSALTFVDALQQLKKWSDANPNHTPVFITLEAKDDSIKRKGFTQPEVFTSKTFDELDAVIIQNLGKEHILSPDEVRGKYKTLEEAVLAKNWPKLSQAKGKFLFVLDAKDRKRATYIQGHPSLKGRVLFANAEPGTPEAGFMIRNNPKDEQIPELVKKGYLIRTRADSDAKQARKNDWSDFEAACKSGAQIITTDYYKKSTHFKSDYAISFADGKYFRANPLFKK; translated from the coding sequence ATGAGACTGATTACCTGTTTTGGTTTATTGCTGGTGCTACCCGCAATTGCTTTAATCACTAAAAAGGATGATTTGCCAATCAATCAAATACAGGTTATCGGCTCGCACAATAGTTATAAGCAAGCCATTAATCCTGCGCTGTTCAACGTTATAAAATTACAGGATTCGGCAGCTGCCAACAGTCTGGATTATGAACATATCCCTATGCCCGAGCAATTGGATATGGGTTTAAGAAATCTCGAAATTGATGTTTATGCTGATGAGAAAGGTGGTAAATACGCCAATCCCAGAGGTTTTGAAGAGGTAAAGGGACAACCTGCATTCGATAAAGACGGGGAAATGAATAAACCCGGATTTAAGGTGTTTCATGTTCCGGATTTAGATTTCAGGTCGTCGGCATTAACTTTTGTAGATGCATTACAGCAATTAAAGAAATGGTCAGATGCTAATCCAAACCACACACCGGTTTTTATCACTTTAGAAGCTAAAGATGACTCGATAAAGCGTAAAGGATTTACGCAGCCTGAAGTTTTTACAAGTAAAACTTTTGATGAACTGGATGCTGTGATTATTCAAAATTTAGGGAAAGAGCATATTTTAAGTCCGGATGAGGTGAGAGGCAAGTATAAAACTTTGGAAGAGGCTGTACTGGCCAAGAACTGGCCGAAACTTAGCCAGGCAAAAGGTAAATTCCTTTTCGTTCTGGATGCAAAAGACAGAAAACGCGCTACCTACATTCAAGGTCATCCTTCACTTAAAGGCCGTGTATTATTTGCAAATGCAGAACCGGGAACGCCTGAGGCGGGCTTTATGATTCGAAATAATCCTAAAGATGAGCAAATTCCTGAATTGGTAAAAAAAGGCTACCTCATCAGAACCAGGGCAGATTCGGATGCCAAGCAAGCCAGAAAAAACGATTGGAGCGATTTCGAAGCTGCCTGTAAATCTGGCGCTCAGATTATTACAACAGATTATTACAAAAAGAGCACGCATTTTAAATCAGATTATGCCATCAGTTTTGCCGATGGAAAATACTTTAGAGCGAACCCTTTATTTAAAAAGTAG
- a CDS encoding response regulator transcription factor, with translation MKILLIEDELKLAGFIADALTQAGHICDQVADGNKGLETAMVGNYDLILLDMMLPTLNGLEVLKNLRSFNNQTQVIIISALNDTEHVINGLDHGAIDYLKKPFELDELLARVRSVQRRSLAQGSLKLQVSDLKVDLLTREVSRAGKPVILSNREFALLEFLLANQNNVVTKSQILEKVWDINFDPGSNVIEVHLYQLRKKMDRGYDEELIHTVVGRGYVLKGDVKQG, from the coding sequence ATGAAAATATTATTAATAGAAGATGAGTTAAAGTTAGCAGGATTTATTGCTGACGCCCTTACGCAGGCCGGTCACATCTGTGATCAGGTTGCCGATGGTAATAAAGGCTTGGAAACGGCTATGGTTGGCAATTATGATCTTATCTTATTGGATATGATGTTACCCACACTTAATGGGTTGGAAGTTTTAAAAAACCTGCGCAGTTTTAATAACCAAACGCAGGTGATTATAATAAGTGCATTAAACGATACAGAGCACGTGATAAACGGGCTTGACCATGGCGCTATTGATTACCTTAAAAAGCCATTTGAGCTTGATGAATTGTTAGCCAGGGTACGTTCTGTACAACGCCGGTCTTTAGCACAGGGTTCCCTCAAATTACAGGTTTCGGATCTCAAGGTAGACCTGCTGACAAGAGAAGTTAGCCGGGCTGGTAAACCAGTGATACTGAGTAATCGTGAATTTGCCTTACTGGAGTTCCTGCTCGCCAATCAGAACAACGTAGTAACAAAATCACAGATTCTCGAAAAAGTATGGGACATAAACTTCGATCCCGGCAGCAATGTAATAGAAGTACACCTTTACCAGCTTCGAAAAAAAATGGATAGAGGTTATGATGAAGAATTGATCCACACGGTTGTTGGGCGGGGTTATGTACTGAAAGGCGACGTAAAACAAGGCTAA
- a CDS encoding HAMP domain-containing sensor histidine kinase produces MTGKLQFGIKLKITAAFSLIFILLSFSFNLYCYRKIRMLMISDNDAYLIARAQTLLDKTEVLPAIIPLPDNNTSIRVLYHSAGKPITVFQSPGIIKNIRTPTKTGVTDTLGMRVAYVISSNEDNPAELMLVRSADQLNNNLQYLLLLLFACSLLSVLLAGLIAYILSFYLLQPVQRIIKAAKLINAHKLRDVIPVKKTNDELQELTETINMMLVRIDESLQQQQNFFASASHELKTPLAIMRAEIEVQLSKPVLAPELSNLMKSQLAEINRLQQVVQEFLLVSQLKSSGITLHKQQIDLSLVILRLFHRFQPFLQQKGLNSTIDFDKDAETFLITADDDKLNILLMNLIENAVKYAAPDTTIHCSVQRSTLKDHIAISFKNTINEESFPTENLQNAFHREAIDSNGAGIGLWLVKEITQLHHGNFHMESSNFSFEAIVDLPISA; encoded by the coding sequence ATGACAGGAAAGCTTCAGTTCGGTATCAAATTAAAAATAACGGCAGCATTCAGCCTGATCTTTATTTTGTTGAGTTTCTCCTTCAACCTCTACTGTTACCGGAAGATCAGGATGCTGATGATATCCGATAATGATGCCTATTTAATAGCCAGGGCCCAAACACTTTTGGATAAAACCGAAGTATTACCGGCAATTATTCCTTTGCCTGATAACAATACCTCAATTCGGGTATTATACCATTCAGCAGGAAAGCCCATAACAGTTTTTCAGTCGCCGGGGATCATTAAAAATATCCGCACACCTACAAAGACGGGCGTAACCGATACCCTGGGAATGAGGGTTGCCTACGTAATCAGCAGTAATGAAGATAACCCCGCCGAATTGATGCTCGTACGCAGTGCAGACCAATTAAATAATAATTTACAATACCTGCTCTTACTGCTTTTTGCCTGTAGCCTGTTGAGTGTTTTGCTTGCAGGTTTGATCGCCTATATTTTATCGTTTTATTTATTACAGCCGGTGCAACGTATCATTAAAGCCGCAAAGCTTATCAATGCGCATAAACTCAGGGATGTAATTCCGGTTAAGAAAACGAATGATGAATTGCAGGAATTAACGGAAACCATAAATATGATGTTAGTGAGGATCGATGAATCGTTACAGCAGCAGCAAAACTTTTTTGCCTCGGCCTCACATGAATTAAAGACACCGCTGGCCATTATGCGCGCCGAAATAGAAGTCCAGCTATCTAAGCCGGTATTGGCGCCGGAGCTATCAAACCTGATGAAAAGTCAGCTTGCTGAAATTAACAGGCTGCAACAGGTGGTACAGGAATTCTTACTGGTAAGTCAGTTAAAAAGTAGTGGTATTACCTTACATAAGCAACAAATTGATCTTTCATTGGTTATACTCCGGTTATTTCACAGGTTCCAACCATTTCTGCAACAAAAAGGATTAAACTCAACGATTGACTTTGATAAAGATGCAGAGACATTTTTGATAACTGCCGATGATGATAAACTGAATATCTTACTGATGAACCTCATAGAAAATGCAGTTAAATATGCTGCTCCAGATACCACCATCCACTGTTCTGTTCAGCGATCCACATTGAAAGATCATATCGCCATAAGCTTTAAAAATACGATTAACGAAGAAAGTTTCCCCACTGAAAATCTCCAAAATGCCTTCCATAGAGAGGCTATAGACTCAAACGGTGCAGGCATTGGCCTTTGGCTGGTTAAAGAGATCACGCAATTACATCATGGAAATTTCCACATGGAAAGCAGCAACTTTTCATTTGAAGCAATAGTAGACTTGCCAATCAGCGCATAG
- a CDS encoding RagB/SusD family nutrient uptake outer membrane protein, whose product MKKFIILFNILACLMVFESCSKLDVDVESQYVKENFPYTTADYTALFGTMYSNLSSQYGVPYWRMQELSTDAAILPARDGNFDDGGQYRQLHYHTWTIDHPNVRDIWQWGFGGINNCNRLINLTTESVASDASKAKSIAEIKAMRALYYYFMMDLYGNVPIIDTFPVSTPPGNQTREKVFEFIEKELLAVVAQLPVKDNTNRVLVYGRPTQAMVYALLEKMYLNAEVYTGKPRYTDAVTMADNILKNSNYSLDAKYSDIFDVNNGPQINETIFAIPYDQQIPGNQITRFGFYPALAASYGINVGFSISMSTTPEYYNRFNLTNDIRNSFWLIGKQYAPDANRKPDLTKPVYVAGTTTQIEITPDLILKPGKPMDLGNTVADQAKGVRSVKYWPDPNAIQATRLNGNDMPVLRLADVMLMKAEAILRGATATTVNSELQTPLVLINKIRSRAGAESATTVTLSTLLDERAREFSWEAWRRNDLIRFGQFETEYPLPNDVLKMNKDLTRRIYPIPANELKLNANLKQNPGY is encoded by the coding sequence ATGAAAAAGTTTATCATCCTGTTTAATATTCTTGCCTGTTTAATGGTTTTCGAATCATGCAGCAAGCTAGATGTCGATGTAGAATCGCAATACGTTAAGGAAAATTTTCCCTATACCACTGCAGATTATACGGCACTTTTTGGCACCATGTATTCTAACTTATCATCACAGTACGGCGTGCCTTATTGGAGAATGCAGGAACTTTCTACCGATGCGGCTATCCTGCCTGCACGTGATGGAAATTTTGATGATGGTGGCCAGTACCGCCAGTTGCATTACCATACCTGGACTATTGATCATCCAAATGTTAGAGATATCTGGCAGTGGGGCTTTGGCGGTATTAACAATTGTAACCGCTTAATTAATCTTACGACCGAATCAGTTGCATCTGATGCTTCAAAAGCTAAAAGCATAGCTGAAATAAAAGCAATGAGGGCCTTGTATTATTACTTTATGATGGATTTATATGGAAATGTACCTATTATAGATACCTTTCCGGTGAGTACGCCTCCTGGAAATCAAACCCGTGAAAAAGTATTCGAATTCATAGAAAAAGAACTTTTAGCTGTAGTTGCTCAATTACCGGTAAAGGATAACACTAACCGGGTTTTGGTTTATGGAAGACCAACACAGGCAATGGTTTATGCCTTATTAGAAAAAATGTATTTAAACGCTGAAGTTTATACCGGTAAACCAAGATATACAGACGCCGTTACCATGGCCGATAACATTTTGAAAAACAGCAATTATAGTCTGGATGCAAAATATAGCGATATTTTCGATGTAAACAACGGCCCGCAGATTAACGAAACCATTTTTGCAATTCCTTATGATCAGCAAATCCCTGGTAATCAGATTACAAGGTTTGGTTTTTACCCTGCTTTAGCAGCGTCTTACGGAATAAATGTTGGTTTCAGTATTTCGATGAGTACCACACCTGAATATTATAACCGCTTCAATTTGACAAACGATATTCGCAACAGCTTCTGGTTAATTGGTAAGCAATATGCACCTGATGCCAACCGTAAACCTGATTTAACCAAACCTGTTTATGTTGCAGGAACAACAACGCAAATTGAGATTACCCCTGACCTTATTTTAAAACCAGGCAAACCAATGGATTTAGGTAATACGGTTGCTGATCAGGCAAAAGGTGTCCGTTCAGTAAAATACTGGCCAGATCCAAATGCCATTCAAGCCACCAGGTTAAACGGAAACGATATGCCGGTTTTACGTCTTGCCGATGTAATGTTAATGAAAGCCGAAGCCATATTAAGAGGGGCAACAGCAACTACCGTTAACAGTGAGTTACAAACGCCTTTAGTTTTAATTAATAAAATAAGAAGCCGTGCCGGTGCAGAAAGCGCAACAACGGTTACTTTGAGTACTTTACTTGATGAACGCGCACGTGAATTTAGCTGGGAGGCCTGGAGAAGAAACGATCTGATCCGTTTCGGACAATTTGAAACAGAATACCCTTTGCCAAATGATGTTTTAAAAATGAATAAGGATCTTACCAGAAGAATCTATCCGATCCCGGCAAATGAGCTGAAGCTGAATGCAAATTTAAAACAGAACCCTGGATACTAA